AAGCATTAATCGAACTTGCCCATACCAGAGACCCATCATTTATGAAGCGGTTTAGCGAGACCGAATCTATCTTTATCGAGCGGCTTCTTCAGGTTTCGCCTCAACTACTACCGGCAGAATTGACACTTTGTGCTTATATCAGGTTAAATTTCGACACTAAAGAGATTGCCAGAACCTGTAAACTAAGCGTACGTGCTGTAGAAAGCCGAAAATATAGAATCAGGAAAAAACTGGGAATAGATGGCGAAACAAATATGCACACTTGGATGTTAGGCCTTACCAATCGTCCTAAATAATATACAAAAACAAATGGCTTTTTCTTGGCTATTATCTTAATAAAAAATATCAAAAATAAACTAACACACTTTATTACAACAACTTACATACTTATGCGTAGAAATGAGTATTACCCAAAACAACCTACCGCACCCTCTTTGCATATAGCTATGTAGAGTGCATGCGGTGCGATACCGTTTTTTAACCGAACAGGCTTAATGCTTTTGTCTGGGTTGTACTTATATTTTAGCCATGTCGACAGAAACGGTCTTTTCCGGGATGATTTGTTACACGCCTGAAGGCATGGCTTATTTAAAACGCTAATTCATCAAAAACTATATATAATGAACCAAATACCAATCACATTCCATCTTTCTTACTGAAAGCCAAACACTTAAAATTGATGCGTATAACTGCGTAGATAAAAATTTTGATAAGCCTTAAACGCTATATTTCTTTGTCCCTATCCCTTAACGAAAATTTTTAAAAATAAAATGCTGTGCCGCAGGAGGTCTAGACAGGGGACGGTTTAGCCTTCTGCACAACAGCGTTTCCGAAACCAACCATGAAACCGAATAACACCCCTGCTAAAATTATTGGCAGCATCCAAGAATTTTACAACGGCAGAGATCCCGAGGAAATTTATACCGACCTAGAAATTGATAAAGATTGTTTCGACAGCTGGATTAGAGATTTTGGCAGTATAGCCAACGAGCTTTTAGAACTAAGGGATGAAAACGAAACACTCAGAACCATGTTTACCAATTTAAGCCTGGTGAACCAGAGTTTGCGCAACTCTCTTGATAGCCTTACCAGAACGGACTCGAAAATATTTGAGCTATTGTTAAAAAAACGAGGCGCAGGTAACCTTAGCTTTCCTTAATTACTAATACAAAAAAATGTTATCGCTATCTCAACCAAAAATATTAATTATCGAAGATCACCCTGCAACGCTTGATGCCATAAAGATGATCTTCGAATTTGAAGGCTATATTACAATGAATCTTTCCAATGTGGTAGATTTACATGCCAAAATTGCTGCCTTCCAACCCGATATTATTTTAATGGATACTTTGCTTGGTATGACTGATGGAAGGGCGGTATGTACAGAATTAAAGCTATCTGTTCATAGTTCCGTTCCTATTCTACTCATGTCGGCACGCCATGGTATTCATAAAACCACTTATTACAAAACGCATTGGGATGATTATATAGAAAAACCCTTTGAAATGGATGCCATTACTCAAAGGGTTCGGATGCTTTTATCAAAAAAGGCCCAACAAGATTAATAATTTTTGCTTAACCAAAAAGATCGCTGCTTAGGTAGCGATCTCCCCGATCGCAAGCGATAAAAACAATGGTTCCTTTATCTAGCTCGCCAGCAAGCTTCAAAGCAGCTGCGCAGGCACCTCCTGAGCTCATGCCTGCAAATAAACCTTCTTCCTTAGCCATTCTTCTCGACATTAGGGTTGCTTCTTCCTGTGCAATATCCATTACGCGATCTACCCTTAACGGATCGAATATTTTTGGTAAATATTCTTCAGGCCAACGCCTGATACCGGGAATAGAAGCCCCTTCGGTAGGTTGGCAGCCCACAATCTGAATATCATTATTTTTTTCCTTAAAAAATCTCGAACACCCCATAATAGTCCCTGTTGTTCCCATGGCGCTTACAAAATGCGTAACCTGACCTTCGGTATCTCTCCATATTTCAGGTCCGGTTGTTTTATAATGTGCCATATAATTATCAGGGTTTGCAAATTGATTTAATAAAAAATACCCTTTTGAAGTGCCTTTTTCTTCTGCATAATCTCTGCATTCTTCTATACTTTCTAACAACGTTACTTTTGCGCCAAAAGCCTCCATAGTTACTTTACGTTCGCGCGTAGAATTGGCTGGCATAACCAGTTCAATTTCTAAGTTATATAAACTTGCAATCATGGCCAATGCGATTCCGGTATTACCACTTGTAGCCTCCACCAATTTAGTTCCGGGAGCTACATCGCCACGCTCTATTGCACTTCTGATCATATTGAGCGACGCCCTGTCTTTAACACTACCACCCGGATTATTTCCTTCTAATTTGGCAAATACCCGTACAGCGGGGTTAATATTCAGCTTTTGAAGTTCAGCCATTGGTGTATTTCCGATCAGATCGATTATTCCTGCCATATTTTGATATATTTATTTGGTTTCTTTATGGTTTCTAATGGTAATTATTGGAGAATGATAAGCTGTAGAAAAAGCAGGGATACTTTCAGTAAGCCATACGTTTCCCCGATGATGCTATCATGCCCGATGATGGTTTCGCCACCCAGTATGGTTGCCCCTGAATAGATTACAACCCTATCTTCTACTGTTGGGTGACGTTTGCTGCCTGCTAATGTTTTTTTAACACTTAACGCACCAAGTGTTACCCTTGATAAAGTTTCACATAACGGCCTATTATACTGGTTTCGCCAATAACAATCCCAGTTCCATGATCGATATGGAAATATTCGCCAATACTGGCTGCCGGATGGATATCAATACCAGTTTTGGAATGGGCATATTCGGTAAGAATTCGCGGAACCAATGGTATACCGAAATTATAAAGCATATGGGCAATTCTGTAGAAACAAATGGCATAAAAACCAGGATAAGTTCTAATGACCTCAAACCTGCTCTGTGCAGCCGGATCGCCTTCATAAATCGCTACAATATCGGTATTCAATACACGGTAAAGCGCTGGCAGTTCTTCAAAAAACTGACCTGCTGCATTTTTACATTCGCTATTTTTAAGCTTACAGCTGGCCGAAATGATATCATAAAGTTCAAGCTCCAAAACAGCTACATATTCCTTTACATCTATAATTGTTGAAAATACTTTAGGAGAATTTTCTGGAAAAAGTACTTGAATTAGCTTTTCTGCCCAAAGGGATATTACTTCATTGGGTGGAATATTTGGTTGTTCAAGAGGGTTCTTAATAATTTGTTCAAAAAAATGGTCTTCCATAACTGGTGGTCATACCTGCCCGATCTGCTCATCGACTAGGTATATAGATTTAATCGCTAAATGTAAGTTTTGTTTTTTTAAACCAAAACAACTGGCGCATTTTTATGACAAAAATTGCTCGACAATAACAATAAAATATTTATTAGTGTACTTTTAAAGAGAATTATCAGAAAATTAAGCCCTAGAACTTAGTGGCGAAGTATGTCAGCTACCAACCTTATTTATTTTTTAGGCCAGCTGGCTATTGGTTTAGCAGAAAAGTTTTTTTGTGGTGGATTCTCGGCATCTAGAAAAACGGATATAGCTTGTTCACTATCAGCTTTGAGTCTTACTTCGAATCCTACAATAGAAGTTCCCGGATTTTTAGCATCATAATCTGTAACTGGGTCTGTTGACCAGGTTTTCATTTTAACTTTGCTTTCGGCATCCACGGTGAGATAACATTTTTTGTTTTTATAACTCAATTCGATGGTATGTCCGTTAATAATTTCCACTGTTGCAGGCGTAACCATCGACCACCGAAGTGTAACATCCGTATTTCCTACCGTTATTTCATCACGAATCAGCACCGTTTTTTTATCAACCAAGGCTACGCCTCTTATCGATTTTTTTAGTTTATCAGCATATAAGGTACTCAGATCGGCAACTGCGTTCATAAACTGGTTATTATCAGAATACCTGATAAAAGCAGCATCTCCCTTAACATTCTGCAAAGTACTATCAATTGAAAGGGTATTGTGTGCAAAATTATTATAACGGAATATTTTCCA
The nucleotide sequence above comes from Pedobacter riviphilus. Encoded proteins:
- a CDS encoding response regulator transcription factor is translated as MLSLSQPKILIIEDHPATLDAIKMIFEFEGYITMNLSNVVDLHAKIAAFQPDIILMDTLLGMTDGRAVCTELKLSVHSSVPILLMSARHGIHKTTYYKTHWDDYIEKPFEMDAITQRVRMLLSKKAQQD
- the cysM gene encoding cysteine synthase CysM, giving the protein MAGIIDLIGNTPMAELQKLNINPAVRVFAKLEGNNPGGSVKDRASLNMIRSAIERGDVAPGTKLVEATSGNTGIALAMIASLYNLEIELVMPANSTRERKVTMEAFGAKVTLLESIEECRDYAEEKGTSKGYFLLNQFANPDNYMAHYKTTGPEIWRDTEGQVTHFVSAMGTTGTIMGCSRFFKEKNNDIQIVGCQPTEGASIPGIRRWPEEYLPKIFDPLRVDRVMDIAQEEATLMSRRMAKEEGLFAGMSSGGACAAALKLAGELDKGTIVFIACDRGDRYLSSDLFG
- a CDS encoding serine O-acetyltransferase; the protein is MEDHFFEQIIKNPLEQPNIPPNEVISLWAEKLIQVLFPENSPKVFSTIIDVKEYVAVLELELYDIISASCKLKNSECKNAAGQFFEELPALYRVLNTDIVAIYEGDPAAQSRFEVIRTYPGFYAICFYRIAHMLYNFGIPLVPRILTEYAHSKTGIDIHPAASIGEYFHIDHGTGIVIGETSIIGRYVKLYQG